The Psychrobacter sp. 28M-43 genome segment CACGTAGAAATACCGACTCTTTATTAAAGTGGTCTGTTTTTACATTGCTGTTATTTATATTATTTTCGCTCATATTATAACTTTTCCTTTTCCGCCTATGTATAGTTACATTCAAATGATTTCGATACAAGAAAAACGAATGCAAGTTATACATTAGTATACTTAACGAAGATGACGATGTAGCAGATTTATATGAATTTGACTATAAAAAAACTGGCTTAGATCACTAAGCCAGTCTAGGGTATGTCATTACTTAGATTGTGCAGCTTAAAATGAGAAAAATTGTAGATAAACGAGGAAAAAATTGCCGTTAATATGAACATATTTGCAAGATTTCTGACAATGTTTAGCAAAATTTAGCCATTTTAAGACCACTAAATGTATTTATGTGCTAATTGATGACATGCCCCAGATACTAATAATTATTGCTTGATAGTACTAGCGCGATAATGCATGCGCTTGCTCAATAATGTCAAACCCTGCATTAAGCTGCGCGCGCGTCGGTGTATGACCACGGCGTAATAGCTCAGAGAAGGCGACCAGCTCTTTATCACGTCCAAGCGTACTTGCTGCACTAGCCCGTGTATCCTCGCCTTCATCATCAAAATAGTATTCGATATAATCATGCGTATCTGGCGTACCAAGTAGGATATTGTGATCTGGTGTCTCGGCATGACCGCTATAGCGTAGGCTCTTGCCATATTGCATGGTCCAAAAGAAAGGAATACGCGCCTCTAATGAGTCAACACTGTCGTCATTTAGGATTGCAGCAGCTGTGACAATGCCATGCTGCAGCGCCACGCGCCAATGCTCGATACGCATGCGACCCATTTGGTTGCTAGCTTTAGCGATATCACCTAGCGCGTAGACGCCATCGCGCAGCTGTAGATGCGCATCGACTTGCACACCATCTGGATCGTTGACTTCGCTCAATATCTCTGTACGTGGAGATACGCCAGTACCCAATATCACGATATCGGCGTCAATATGCTCACCATTCGCCAGCGTGACACCGCCTACATTTGAGAAAGCCTGATTATTATTATCTCCATCCTTGTCCATTTGACGGTCAACCTTAGTAATTTCATTGACGGTTGCGTCAAACACAAAATTGATGCCCTTCTCTTCATGCAATTTAATTAAGGCGTTACTCACCGTTTCAGAGACAATATTGCCCATCACACGGCTACCTTGCCCAATCACTGTAATAGAAGCTGTCGTACCAGCTTGTGCTAATGCCGAAGCGGTCTCCATACCGATAAAACCTGTACCAATGATTACCACGCGCTGATCATGACTGGCCGCTTTAATTAATTTGGCATCACTCATGCTACGTAGCGTATATACGCCATCTATCTCAGCACCTGTAATAGGTGGTAAGTTTGGTTTAGCGCCAGTGGCGACGACCAAGAAGTCTGCAGTTTGTCGCTCGCTGTTGCCATCATTATCCTCTATGACGACGGTCGCTTCATTGGGTAGCACTTCGCTAACCGTTTGGTTGAGGCGTAACTCAATATTGTTATTATCCGCCCAGTCAACACCGCCCAATAGCAGCTTATCCTCGTCCATCTTACCTGCCAAAAACGCTTTGGATAATAAAGGTCGGTTGTAAGGAGCCTTATCCTCTTTACTAATCAACGTAATCTTGCCGCCATAGCCACCCTGACGCAACTGGTCGGCCGTCATAAATCCTGCACCGCCACCACCAACGATAATAGTATGGGTGTCAGTTAATTTGTCATTTTCGACCTGCCCCGTTACCTGCCCCGTTACCTGAGCTGAGGTATCGACTGTCAAATTATCACCATCATGAGTCAGCTCATACTGGGTCAAACCTTTTGTCGCTATCGGCTCTAATAGGGTTCCATCACGACTATCAAAAGTTGCATGATGCCAAGGACAAACTACCCGATTGCCACAGCGTAATCCATTACCCAAATCCGCACCTGCATGTGGGCACTTACCATCGAATGCACGGAACTCATCGTCATCTCGAGTGATTAAAATGATACTATCGTCTTCTTGCTTATATGATTTCATGCCACCGCTTGGAATATCCGCTTTACTGATGGTGACTGTGTTGATCGTTGCGTCGGTCATAATGCTTCCTTAACAGTTATAATGATGTCTAATGACAGCAGGTTGAAAATGACCGTAACCAACCAGACAAATTCAACTTATCCTATTGTTTTTAATATGCTATGCATTGATAGTAGCAAGAGCGCCTCGCACACGATGTTTTTTTGTATGTTTGCTGCGTTGCAAAACGTAATTATGCAAATTTTCTTTCCGCACTCCTTTTACTTCTAATCATCATTAATAAACAAAATAAAAGACGACCTTATGACTTCTCAAGACAACCAAAACGAAATCACTATTACTTCTCAAGATAGTTTAGATAGCCAAGCTGCTACTATAAATCCAACAGCTAATGATCAAAACGTTAATGAACGAACAGCCAGTGAGCAAATTGACCTAGCTCATATGGATATCGCCGCTATTACAGATACTGCAAATTTGCCACAGCCAAGTTTGCAGCCAATACAGCAAGCGACTTATAAAGCCAATACGACTGATTTTATCGTTAACGAGCTATTGCCATTAGATTTCACTGGTGAAGGTGAGCATTTGTGGCTACATATCGAAAAATCAGGCATGAATACTGCTTATCTGGCGAAACTACTATCAGAGTGGGCAGACA includes the following:
- a CDS encoding FAD-dependent oxidoreductase, with the translated sequence MTDATINTVTISKADIPSGGMKSYKQEDDSIILITRDDDEFRAFDGKCPHAGADLGNGLRCGNRVVCPWHHATFDSRDGTLLEPIATKGLTQYELTHDGDNLTVDTSAQVTGQVTGQVENDKLTDTHTIIVGGGGAGFMTADQLRQGGYGGKITLISKEDKAPYNRPLLSKAFLAGKMDEDKLLLGGVDWADNNNIELRLNQTVSEVLPNEATVVIEDNDGNSERQTADFLVVATGAKPNLPPITGAEIDGVYTLRSMSDAKLIKAASHDQRVVIIGTGFIGMETASALAQAGTTASITVIGQGSRVMGNIVSETVSNALIKLHEEKGINFVFDATVNEITKVDRQMDKDGDNNNQAFSNVGGVTLANGEHIDADIVILGTGVSPRTEILSEVNDPDGVQVDAHLQLRDGVYALGDIAKASNQMGRMRIEHWRVALQHGIVTAAAILNDDSVDSLEARIPFFWTMQYGKSLRYSGHAETPDHNILLGTPDTHDYIEYYFDDEGEDTRASAASTLGRDKELVAFSELLRRGHTPTRAQLNAGFDIIEQAHALSR